In the Gossypium arboreum isolate Shixiya-1 chromosome 10, ASM2569848v2, whole genome shotgun sequence genome, one interval contains:
- the LOC108450295 gene encoding proline transporter 2: MVADNGDEPDDDINKLTLHVPETSHQISTDSWFQAGFVLTTGINSVFVLGYSGTIMVPLGWVGGVVGLLLATAVSLYANMLVAKLHEFDGKRHIRYRDLAGQIYGREAYYITWALQYVNLFMINIGYLILGGSALKAFYVLFNEEHTLKLPHFIAIEGVVCILFAISTPHLSSLRIWLGCSTVLSLIYIIVACVLATKDGLNAAPRDYTIHWTSTTSRIFSTIGASANLVFAFNTGMLPEIQATVRQPAVKNMLKALYFQFSVGVVPMYAVTFIGYWAYGSSTPTYLLNSATGPLWVKASANMSAFLQSVIALHIFASPAYEYLDTKFGIHGSALKVTNIAFRILARGSYLTISTLVSAMLPFLGDFESLTGALSTFPLTFILANHMFLMAKKNKLSSLQQSWHWLNVGFFALMSVAATVAGIRLIIVDSKEYHIFADV, from the exons ATGGTAGCTGATAATGGTGATGAACCAGATGATGATATTAATAAGTTAACTCTTCATGTCCCTGAAACTTCCCATCAAATTAGCactg ATTCATGGTTCCAAGCTGGTTTTGTCTTAACCACTGGAATCAACAGTGTATTTGTCTTGGGATATTCTGGAACCATCATGGTCCCTCTTGGTTGGGTCGGAGGTGTAGTTGGTTTGCTTTTAGCCACCGCGGTATCATTATACGCAAACATGCTTGTCGCcaagcttcatgaatttgatgggAAGAGGCATATCAGATACCGAGATCTCGCAGGACAAATATATG GTAGGGAAGCTTATTATATTACGTGGGCGTTACAATACGTCAATCTGTTCATGATTAATATCGGGTATCTCATTTTGGGTGGTTCTGCTTTAAAG GCTTTTTATGTACTTTTCAACGAGGAACATACTTTGAAGCTTCCGCACTTTATTGCCATAGAAGGAGTCGTGTGTATTTTGTTTGCCATTTCGACGCCCCATCTCTCGTCTCTAAGAATATGGCTAGGATGTTCAACGGTTCTCAGCCTGATATATATCATTGTGGCGTGTGTGCTGGCAACTAAGGATG GACTTAATGCTGCGCCTAGAGATTATACCATACATTGGACATCAACCACCAGCCGGATTTTTTCAACCATCGGGGCATCTGCAAATCTCGTTTTTGCTTTCAACACCGGAATGCTTCCCGAAATACAG GCAACAGTGAGGCAGCCTGCGGTGAAGAACATGTTGAAAGCTTTATACTTTCAGTTCTCTGTTGGAGTTGTACCTATGTATGCCGTTACCTTCATCGGCTACTGGGCTTACGGATCTTCAACACCAACATATTTACTTAACAGTGCAACCGGTCCACTTTGGGTCAAGGCATCTGCAAACATGTCCGCTTTCCTACAATCCGTCATCGCTTTACAC ATATTCGCGAGTCCAGCTTACGAGTACTTAGACACTAAGTTTGGGATCCATGGAAGTGCGTTGAAAGTAACAAACATAGCCTTTCGAATCTTAGCTCGAGGCAGCTACCTTACAATCAGCACGCTAGTATCAGCCATGTTACCATTCCTTGGAGATTTCGAGAGCCTAACGGGAGCATTAAGCACGTTCCCTCTAACATTCATCCTCGCGAACCACATGTTCCTCATGGCGAAGAAGAACAAATTGAGTTCATTACAACAATCATGGCATTGGTTAAATGTTGGGTTCTTTGCACTCATGTCTGTTGCAGCCACAGTTGCAGGTATAAGACTTATTATTGTGGATTCGAAAGAGTATCATATATTCGCCGACGTGTGA
- the LOC108450761 gene encoding syntaxin-81, which translates to MSRFRDRTEDFKDAVRQSAISSGFNESKLAAIMASFIIHKPRQRTPFLKSALKTLESIGALDQFLLKHRKDYVDRHRTTEQERDSIEHEVTAFVKACKEQIDVLKNCINDEEASSKGWLGIRDSSNADTIAHKHGVVLILSEKLHSVTAQFDQMRAVRFQEAINRAMPRRKLKKVVDSNSIDTSKPLNLEHRETYENQPEPLRVQQELLDDETRALQVELTSLLDAVQDTETKMVEMSALNHLMSTHVLQQAQQIEHLYDQAVEATKNVELGNKELSQAIQRNRSSRTFLVLFFFVLTFSILFLDWYN; encoded by the exons atgtcGAGATTCAGAGATCGGACTGAAGATTTCAAAGACGCTGTACGGCAATCTGCAATTTCATCAGGTTTCAACGAG TCTAAATTAGCAGCAATTATGGCGtctttcataatccataaaccACGGCAAAGGACGCCCTTTCTTAAATCTGCACTCAAAACG TTGGAGAGTATCGGAGCTTTGGATCAGTTCTTGTTAAAGCACCGTAAAGATTACGTGGATCGTCACCGAACAACTGAGCAAGAAAGGGACAGCATTGAACATGAA GTTACTGCTTTTGTTAAAGCTTGCAAAGAACAAATTGATGTtctcaaaaattgtataaatgatGAAGAGGCAAGCTCGAAGGGGTGGCTTGGGATTAGGGATTCCTCGAATGCTGATACGATAGCGCACAAACATGGAGTG GTACTAATTTTGAGTGAGAAACTTCATTCGGTCACGGCACAGTTTGATCAGATGAGAGCTGTTCGTTTCCAAGAAGCTATCAATAGAGCAATGCCAAGAAGAAAACTTAAGAAGGTTGTTGACTCAAATTCTATAGATACCTCTAAACCATTGAACTTGGAGCACAGAGAGACCTATGAGAATCAACCTGAACCTCTTAGAGTCCAACAGGAATTACTGGACGATGAAACCCGTGCTCTTCAG GTCGAGTTGACTAGTCTTCTAGACGCTGTTCAGGACACCGAAACTAAAATGGTGGAGATGTCTGCACTAAATCATCTCATGTCCACACATGTTCTGCAGCAAGCTCAACAGATAGAACATCTTTATGATCAG GCCGTTGAAGCAACAAAAAACGTAGAGCTTGGTAACAAAGAGCTTTCACAAGCTATCCAAAGGAACCGCAGTAGCCGGACCTTTCTAGTGCTTTTCTTCTTTGTTCTTACCTTTTCAATCTTGTTTCTTGACTGGTATAACTAA
- the LOC108452899 gene encoding 60S ribosomal protein L35a-1: MVKGRQGERVRLYVRGTILGYKRSKSNQYPNTSLIQIEGVNTKEEVAWYAGKRMAYIYKAKVKKNGSHYRCIWGKVTRPHGNSGVVRAKFKSNLPPKSMGDRVRVFMYPSNI, from the exons ATGGTGAAGGGACGCCAAGGGGAGCGAGTCAG ACTCTATGTAAGAGGAACCATCTTGGGTTACAAGAG GTCGAAGTCAAACCAGTATCCGAACACTTCATTAATCCAAATTGAGGGAGTTAACACCAAAGAGGAAGTAGCTTGGTATGCCGGCAAGCGTATGGCTTATATTTACAAGGCTAAGGTGAAGAAGAATGGTTCGCATTATCGCTGCATTTGGGGCAAGGTAACTAGACCGCATGGTAACAGTGGTGTCGTTCGTGCTAAGTTCAAGTCGAACCTTCCCCCTAAATCTATG GGAGATAGAGTCAGAGTCTTCATGTACCCCAGCAACATTTGA
- the LOC108452897 gene encoding probable sugar phosphate/phosphate translocator At3g11320, giving the protein MKTNSRFFTIGLVTSWYSSNIGVLLLNKYLLSNYGFKYPIFLTMCHMTACSLLSYIAIAWMKMVPMQTIRSRVQFLKISALSLVFCVSVVFGNISLRYLPVSFNQAIGATTPFFTAVFAYLMTLKREAWLTYLTLVPVVTGVIIASGGEPSFHLFGFIMCVAATAARALKSVLQGILLSSEGEKLNSMNLLLYMAPIAVVFLLPAALIMEENVVGITIALARDDMKIVWYLIFNSALAYFVNLTNFLVTKHTSALTLQVLGNAKGAVAVVVSILIFRNPVSVTGMLGYTLTVFGVILYSEAKKRNK; this is encoded by the exons ATGAAAACCAATTCGAGATTCTTCACGATCGGGCTAGTAACATCCTGGTACTCGTCCAATATTGGAGTGTTGTTATTAAACAAGTATTTACTAAGCAATTATGGCTTCAAATACCCAATTTTCTTAACCATGTGTCACATGACAGCTTGTTCATTGTTAAGCTATATCGCGATTGCATGGATGAAAATGGTACCAATGCAAACGATTCGATCTAGGGTTCAGTTCTTGAAGATCTCGGCTTTGAGTTTGGTCTTTTGTGTGTCGGTGGTGTTTGGGAATATCTCATTGAGGTACTTGCCGGTTAGTTTCAACCAGGCTATCGGTGCTACGACGCCGTTTTTCACCGCGGTCTTTGCTTACTTAATGACTTTGAAAAGGGAGGCTTGGCTTACTTACCTTACACTTGTGCCTGTTGTTACTGGTGTTATCATTGCCAGTGGG GGTGAACCGAGTTTCCATCTATTTGGTTTCATCATGTGCGTTGCAGCTACCGCTGCAAGAGCTCTCAAGTCGGTTTTACAAGGAATTTTACTTTCTTCCGAAGG CGAGAAGCTGAATTCCATGAACCTCCTTCTCTACATGGCACCGATAGCTGTTGTGTTTCTACTTCCGGCAGCGCTCATTATGGAAGAAAACGTGGTCGGTATAACCATTGCCCTTGCTAGAGATGACATGAAGATCGTTTGGTATCTAATATTCAATTCAGCACTCGCTTATTTCGTGAATTTGACCAACTTTTTGGTCACAAAGCACACCAGCGCCCTCACTTTGCAG GTTCTAGGAAATGCAAAAGGAGCAGTAGCTGTGGTGgtttctattttaatttttagaaacCCAGTTTCCGTCACTGGAATGCTCGGTTATACACTCACAGTCTTTGGGGTAATACTCTACAGTGAAGCTAAGAAACGAAACAAATGA
- the LOC108452898 gene encoding LIM domain-containing protein WLIM2b: MSFIGTQQKCKACEKTVYPVELVSVDGVPFHKSCFKCSHCKGTLKWGNYSSMEGVLYCKPHFEQLFKEAGNYNKNFQSPAKSAEKLTQLTRSPSKAAGMFSGTQDKCATCGKTAYPLEKVTVEGQSYHKSCFKCSHGGCPISPSNYAALEGILYCKHHFSQLFKEKGSYNHLIKSASIKRTATSVPEAS, encoded by the exons ATGTCTTTTATTGGTACCCAACAAAAATGCAAGGCTTGCGAAAAGACTGTTTACCCAGTGGAACTTGTATCAGTTGATGGGGTTCCTTTCCATAAATCTTGCTTCAAATGCAGCCATTGCAAAGGGACATTAAAG TGGGGTAATTACTCATCAATGGAAGGTGTTCTTTATTGCAAGCCTCATTTCGAGCAGCTATTCAAGGAGGCGGGTAACTACAACAAGAATTTTCAGTCAC CTGCCAAGTCAGCCGAGAAGTTAACTCAACTG ACAAGATCGCCTAGCAAAGCGGCTGGCATGTTTTCCGGGACACAAGACAAATGTGCTACCTGTGGGAAAACTGCTTATCCACTCGAGAAG GTAACAGTGGAAGGTCAATCTTACCACAAATCATGTTTCAAGTGCTCTCATGGTGGTTGCCCTATAAGCCCTTCAAATTATGCAGCACTTGAGGGCATTTTGTATTGTAAGCATCACTTTTCCCAGCTTTTCAAAGAGAAAGGAAGCTACAATCATTTGATCAAGTCCGCATCGATTAAGCGCACAGCCACCTCTGTTCCAGAAGCTTCATAG
- the LOC108451589 gene encoding glucan endo-1,3-beta-glucosidase 12 has product MPSFLFISLLLSFIHFSFSLPSIGVTYSTTTTTASPPPDKISATISTLKIPNVRLPDADPSLIKAFAFTNTSLFLSIPNPLLPAVAANRSLALRWLYRHILPFYPRSKITLISVGNAVLDSVAEQDFTPYLLPAMRNLHLALHELGIKKIPVSTTFSFFSTITTAFPPSSAEFQQPAGDLIIKPLLQFLEETNSSFLINLYPYNLYRLNSEIPVGFALFQDYPFNFRDDLVTGVRYFNLFDMMADSVLTAMAVMGYESVPVIVAETGWPSGGGEAGEVEANEAYAEMYLKGLVRHLKSGVGTPLKKDGVAEVYVYELMDHEGGNNDNNKVKGRKWGILTENMTRKFNVEISSGVKNYGLMGIFLFLIAIFYALP; this is encoded by the coding sequence ATGccttcttttctcttcatttcCCTCCTACTTTCCTTCATCCACTTCAGTTTTTCACTTCCTTCAATCGGAGTCACTTACTCCACCACCACTACCACCGCATCACCACCGCCGGATAAGATCTCTGCTACCATCTCCACCCTCAAGATCCCTAACGTCCGTCTCCCAGACGCTGACCCTTCTCTAATCAAAGCCTTTGCATTCACCAACACTTCCCTTTTCCTCTCAATCCCAAACCCTCTTCTCCCCGCCGTCGCCGCTAACCGTTCCCTTGCTCTCCGTTGGCTTTACCGTCACATCCTCCCTTTTTACCCTCGATCCAAAATCACCCTCATTTCCGTCGGAAACGCCGTCCTTGATTCCGTCGCGGAACAAGATTTCACCCCTTATTTGCTCCCGGCAATGAGGAACCTCCATTTAGCTCTCCATGAATTAGGTATCAAAAAAATCCCCGTCTCCACCACATTCTCCTTTTTTTCCACCATTACCACCGCTTTCCCACCTTCCTCCGCCGAATTCCAACAACCAGCCGGCGACCTTATCATAAAACCCTTACTCCAATTCTTGGAAGAAACCAACTCATCTTTCTTGATCAATCTCTACCCTTACAATCTTTACCGTCTCAACAGCGAAATCCCAGTCGGATTCGCCTTGTTTCAAGACTACCCTTTCAATTTCCGAGACGATTTAGTCACCGGAGTCCGATACTTCAACCTATTCGACATGATGGCGGATTCCGTTTTAACAGCAATGGCGGTAATGGGGTACGAAAGTGTTCCGGTAATCGTAGCTGAAACCGGTTGGCCGAGCGGTGGAGGTGAAGCCGGGGAAGTCGAAGCGAATGAAGCGTACGCCGAGATGTATTTGAAAGGATTGGTAAGGCATTTGAAATCAGGGGTCGGGACACCATTGAAGAAAGATGGGGTAGCagaggtatatgtttatgaattgATGGATCATGAAGGAggtaataatgataataacaaAGTAAAAGGGAGGAAATGGGGGATTTTAACAGAGAATATGACTAGGAAATTCAATGTAGAGATTTCTAGTGGGGTTAAAAACTATGGGTTAATGGGGATTTTCTTGTTTTTGATTGCTATTTTCTATGCTCTGCCTTAG